aaatatataaaccttcACAAATCATGAACGAAGACCAACCATATCCGTTCAGAGGCAAGCATAATCAGTTTACACATAAACATTcggagaaaaaggaaaaaaattagatatcaaATCCGCCATATACAATCAAAAGTTTCTGAACGTCTTACATCGTTGATTAAATTCCTAAAAACCGAGGGATTACCGGAGAATCTAAACGATGTCGTCTGGTTGAGGAGCGGCGGAGAGAGCAAGGGGACGGCTGTTGGATTCCTCGTTGTCGTCttcgtcgtcatcatcatcgAAGGTAGATAGGTTCACGCAGGAGCAGCGCTCGAGGGAGGCGAAG
The window above is part of the Brassica napus cultivar Da-Ae chromosome C3, Da-Ae, whole genome shotgun sequence genome. Proteins encoded here:
- the BNAC03G29170D gene encoding uncharacterized protein BNAC03G29170D, whose protein sequence is MDKSSSINSTASTASNLSTASLEKLDQAASWFGATVISAFFASLERCSCVNLSTFDDDDDEDDNEESNSRPLALSAAPQPDDIV